In one Pseudomonadota bacterium genomic region, the following are encoded:
- a CDS encoding ATP-binding cassette domain-containing protein has product MSAFLKVCDLKVFARSGRLILDVPELSLAAGATLGIQGASGAGKSTLLKALMGRAERTEGDIHWGDTDLLSRRAPARARFRAERIGVIFQDYLLFDELSAPSNAGIQALFRPRSERREIARAAQGLLETVEITEEKRPVASFSGGERQRVALARALAHRPDIILADEPTASLPAVAGAALIDTLLGEVRARDATLIVVSHDPAVLTRMESVVTLDHGRLAT; this is encoded by the coding sequence GTGTCAGCATTTCTGAAAGTCTGCGATCTCAAGGTGTTCGCGCGGTCCGGCCGCTTGATCCTCGATGTGCCGGAGCTCAGCCTCGCCGCGGGCGCGACGCTCGGGATTCAAGGGGCCTCGGGCGCGGGAAAGTCCACCTTGCTCAAGGCGCTGATGGGCCGGGCAGAGCGGACGGAGGGAGATATCCACTGGGGCGACACGGACCTTCTGAGCCGCCGAGCGCCCGCACGCGCGCGCTTTCGCGCGGAACGGATCGGGGTGATCTTCCAGGATTATTTGCTCTTCGATGAGCTCTCGGCTCCATCGAATGCTGGGATCCAGGCGCTCTTTCGTCCGCGCTCGGAACGTCGCGAGATTGCCCGCGCGGCGCAGGGGCTCCTCGAGACGGTCGAGATCACGGAGGAGAAGCGACCGGTGGCGAGCTTTTCGGGCGGTGAACGGCAGCGCGTGGCGCTTGCCCGCGCTCTGGCCCACCGGCCTGACATCATTCTCGCCGATGAGCCGACTGCGAGCCTTCCCGCCGTGGCGGGGGCGGCTCTCATCGACACGCTTCTTGGCGAAGTGCGCGCGCGCGACGCCACCCTCATCGTGGTCAGCCACGACCCGGCCGTGCTGACGCGGATGGAGAGCGTGGTCACCCTCGATCACGGAAGGCTGGCCACGTGA
- a CDS encoding ABC transporter permease: MSNAAVLLAVLLPGLALGVVLLRGFRPWPLVGALLKRYRWINVVFVLLIAVATSMGIGVTAVERAVREGTARAADKFDLVIGAPGSELTLLFASVFAEPSDVGLVGGQDFVAVAESAGVEFAAPLGFGDSHEGAPIIGTTMELVEHMSGGVLLEGRGFEQPFDVIAGALNPIEIGARFEPAHGFGESAEEGLHGDTLTVVGRLSVTGAPWDHALLTPIEGVWLTHGLAAGHAPGNDWLGPPFDARFFPGTPAIVVKPESLSAAYALRARFDAEEALMAIFPGTELANLYSILGDARAAMGALVTITQVIIVIGVLTALFVLTKLFARQIELLSILGAPVRFQLAVIWAYAAALLTAGTVLGVALGYLAARTFAALATAQTNTLITARLGWEEAHAAGIFLSIVLLLSLASSAIGLRAAAR; the protein is encoded by the coding sequence GTGAGCAACGCGGCGGTGCTTCTTGCCGTCCTCCTGCCCGGGCTGGCCCTCGGCGTCGTGCTCCTGCGCGGGTTCAGGCCGTGGCCCCTCGTGGGGGCGCTTCTCAAGCGGTACCGCTGGATCAACGTCGTCTTTGTCCTTTTGATTGCGGTCGCCACGTCCATGGGCATCGGAGTGACAGCCGTGGAACGGGCGGTGCGCGAGGGGACGGCGCGGGCCGCTGACAAGTTCGACCTCGTCATCGGCGCGCCCGGTAGCGAGCTGACGCTCCTCTTTGCATCCGTGTTCGCGGAGCCCTCGGATGTGGGGCTTGTGGGCGGGCAGGATTTCGTCGCCGTGGCGGAGAGCGCGGGCGTCGAATTCGCCGCACCGCTCGGATTTGGCGACAGCCATGAGGGCGCGCCCATTATCGGGACGACCATGGAACTCGTGGAGCACATGTCGGGCGGTGTCCTTTTGGAGGGGCGCGGATTTGAGCAGCCCTTCGACGTGATCGCAGGGGCGCTCAATCCCATCGAGATCGGCGCGCGCTTCGAGCCCGCCCACGGATTCGGCGAGAGCGCCGAGGAAGGGCTGCACGGGGACACCCTCACCGTGGTCGGCCGGCTGTCGGTGACGGGCGCACCGTGGGATCACGCGCTCCTGACCCCGATCGAAGGCGTCTGGCTCACCCACGGTCTTGCCGCGGGGCACGCGCCAGGAAATGACTGGCTCGGCCCGCCCTTCGATGCGCGTTTCTTTCCCGGGACACCGGCCATCGTGGTGAAGCCGGAGAGCCTTTCGGCCGCCTATGCGCTCCGCGCGCGTTTCGATGCCGAAGAGGCCCTCATGGCGATCTTTCCCGGGACGGAATTGGCAAATCTTTACAGCATCTTGGGGGACGCGCGCGCCGCCATGGGCGCGCTCGTGACGATCACGCAGGTCATCATCGTCATCGGTGTCCTCACCGCGCTCTTCGTGCTCACGAAGCTCTTTGCCCGCCAGATCGAGCTTCTATCCATCCTCGGGGCACCGGTCCGCTTCCAGCTTGCCGTGATCTGGGCCTATGCGGCCGCGCTCCTCACGGCGGGCACGGTGCTCGGCGTCGCGCTGGGCTACCTTGCCGCGCGGACATTCGCGGCCCTGGCCACCGCACAGACGAATACGCTCATCACCGCCCGCCTTGGCTGGGAGGAAGCCCATGCCGCTGGCATCTTCCTCTCCATTGTCCTGCTGCTTTCACTGGCGTCCAGCGCCATCGGTCTCCGCGCGGCGGCGCGCTAG
- a CDS encoding thiamine pyrophosphate-dependent enzyme, whose protein sequence is MARDQTQSDERDGATSQGAATRSGGALLVACMEALGARQAFGVPGESYLAVLDALHDSPISLTLSRHEGGAAFMACAWGQLTGEPGICMVTRGPGATNASIGVHTAMQGSVPMILFVGQVARWMRGREAFQELDYRAVFGRMAKWATEIDDPARIPEVLARAWRVATTGRPGPVVIALPEDMLVELTDAAPLAAPSTLSLEASPGDLSAVKSRLEGAERPLVIVGGGGWTDVGRAALHDWLSDAGLPALAAFRFHDLLDHHAPYFAGVAGVGMTAQVKALIRDADLILALNIRFGEMTTDGYTLFDAPVPRQAIIHSHADAGELGKIYQPDIAIHAGPNEMARALKGVRHRGQPAARLAYEESLVAPAQPGALDMREVVARLEARLDDDAILTNGAGNFAVWTNRFFRFGQGQRLLAPQSGAMGYGIPAAIAAKIAHPERQVVCMAGDGDFQMTCNELGAAMQAGACPVILVVNNGSYGTIRMHQERTYPARVSGTELENPDFPALAEAYGFLGVRVSETEAFAPALDAALAAPGGAVIELVLGIEALTPSATLSQIRGQ, encoded by the coding sequence ATGGCGCGAGATCAGACACAGAGCGACGAGCGCGACGGCGCGACATCGCAGGGCGCAGCGACGCGGAGCGGCGGCGCCCTCTTGGTGGCTTGCATGGAGGCCCTTGGCGCAAGGCAGGCTTTCGGGGTTCCGGGCGAAAGCTATCTGGCGGTGCTCGATGCCCTGCATGACAGCCCGATCTCGCTGACACTGAGCCGGCACGAGGGCGGCGCGGCCTTCATGGCTTGCGCGTGGGGCCAGCTCACCGGGGAGCCGGGGATCTGCATGGTCACGCGGGGCCCGGGGGCGACGAACGCCTCCATCGGCGTGCATACGGCCATGCAAGGCTCCGTGCCCATGATCCTCTTCGTGGGCCAGGTGGCGCGCTGGATGCGCGGCAGGGAGGCCTTTCAGGAGCTGGATTACCGCGCGGTGTTCGGGCGCATGGCGAAATGGGCAACCGAGATCGACGATCCCGCGCGCATCCCGGAAGTGCTCGCACGCGCCTGGCGGGTGGCGACCACGGGCCGCCCCGGGCCCGTGGTGATCGCGCTCCCCGAGGACATGCTCGTCGAGCTCACGGACGCCGCACCGCTCGCTGCGCCGTCCACCTTGAGCCTCGAGGCGTCGCCCGGCGATCTCTCCGCGGTCAAATCCCGGCTAGAGGGTGCGGAGCGCCCCCTCGTGATAGTCGGCGGTGGCGGCTGGACGGACGTAGGCCGCGCGGCCCTCCATGACTGGCTCTCAGATGCGGGCCTCCCTGCGCTGGCCGCATTCCGCTTTCACGATCTCCTCGATCACCACGCGCCCTACTTTGCAGGGGTCGCGGGCGTGGGCATGACAGCGCAGGTCAAGGCGCTGATCCGCGACGCCGACCTGATCCTCGCGCTCAATATCCGCTTCGGGGAGATGACGACCGATGGCTACACGCTGTTCGATGCGCCGGTGCCGCGGCAGGCGATCATTCACAGCCACGCCGACGCAGGCGAGCTGGGCAAGATATACCAGCCGGACATCGCCATCCATGCAGGCCCGAACGAGATGGCCCGGGCGCTAAAGGGGGTGCGCCATCGGGGCCAGCCTGCCGCGCGCCTCGCCTACGAGGAGAGCCTCGTTGCACCTGCGCAGCCCGGCGCCCTCGACATGCGTGAGGTGGTCGCGCGTCTCGAGGCACGCCTCGACGACGATGCCATTTTGACCAACGGAGCGGGGAACTTTGCTGTCTGGACCAACCGCTTCTTCCGCTTTGGCCAAGGGCAGAGGCTCCTTGCGCCGCAATCGGGGGCCATGGGGTATGGCATTCCGGCCGCCATCGCCGCAAAGATCGCCCATCCCGAGCGGCAGGTCGTCTGCATGGCAGGCGACGGGGATTTCCAGATGACGTGCAACGAGCTAGGCGCGGCGATGCAGGCCGGCGCATGTCCCGTGATCCTCGTGGTCAACAACGGCTCCTACGGGACGATCCGGATGCACCAAGAACGCACGTACCCGGCGCGGGTCTCGGGCACGGAGCTTGAGAACCCTGATTTCCCGGCGCTTGCGGAGGCTTACGGCTTTCTCGGGGTTCGCGTGAGCGAAACAGAGGCCTTCGCCCCAGCGCTCGATGCAGCGCTCGCCGCGCCCGGCGGGGCGGTGATCGAGCTTGTGCTCGGGATCGAGGCGCTGACGCCAAGCGCGACCTTGAGCCAGATCAGGGGACAGTGA
- a CDS encoding sugar nucleotide-binding protein: MTAPHGRFLVFGATSQIGRALSGQPGVTVLSRQQADLTDARRCVQRMEEHAPTAVINAACHGDIDGAETSRGRAFLVNGRAPGVLARHCASRGIPFIHMSSEFVFSGDGSAPWTPESPTAPCQAFGRSRLRGEQQVRAAAGVHAILRTSWLFSAQGRNVLRSLLRAAGARDRLAVRGDLVAQPTPAVAAAAAAVQIAKTLAERPDLSGTYHFAGDAPASLADVAREAVAAAGLDVKITSQHHASAVPWLAPRPLNGRLDTRRTSEVFGIAAPDWRADLARTARRFQDARRAAGKAA; encoded by the coding sequence ATGACCGCTCCGCACGGCAGATTCCTCGTCTTCGGGGCGACCAGCCAGATCGGGCGCGCCTTGTCCGGGCAGCCGGGGGTCACGGTACTGTCGCGTCAGCAGGCTGATCTCACCGATGCGCGCCGCTGCGTGCAGCGCATGGAGGAGCACGCCCCGACCGCGGTCATCAACGCGGCCTGCCACGGCGACATCGACGGGGCCGAGACATCGCGCGGGCGTGCCTTTCTCGTCAACGGGCGGGCGCCCGGTGTCCTCGCCCGCCATTGCGCATCGCGCGGGATCCCGTTCATCCACATGTCGAGCGAGTTCGTCTTTTCCGGGGACGGGTCCGCGCCATGGACGCCGGAGAGCCCGACGGCACCGTGCCAGGCCTTCGGCAGATCTCGCCTGCGCGGAGAGCAGCAGGTGCGCGCCGCCGCCGGCGTGCATGCCATTCTGCGCACGTCTTGGCTTTTCAGCGCGCAAGGTCGCAACGTGCTGCGGTCCCTTTTGCGCGCCGCCGGTGCGAGAGACCGGCTGGCGGTGCGCGGCGACCTCGTCGCCCAGCCGACACCGGCGGTCGCTGCAGCCGCGGCGGCCGTGCAGATCGCCAAGACACTTGCTGAAAGGCCGGACCTTTCCGGCACCTATCACTTCGCCGGGGACGCGCCCGCTTCGCTCGCCGATGTCGCGCGCGAGGCCGTGGCCGCCGCGGGGCTCGATGTGAAGATCACCTCGCAGCACCATGCGTCGGCGGTCCCTTGGCTTGCACCGCGCCCTTTGAACGGGCGGCTCGACACTCGGAGAACGTCGGAGGTTTTCGGGATCGCCGCGCCAGATTGGCGCGCGGATCTGGCGCGCACCGCGCGACGCTTCCAGGACGCGCGTCGTGCCGCGGGCAAGGCGGCCTAG